From a region of the Neobacillus niacini genome:
- a CDS encoding MBL fold metallo-hydrolase produces MQKRYLFALYSFIFILLLSGCGQEHHESKDLAQRKENIVEKTVPMENGETPEEGKVAPSDLSGLKAHFIDVGQGDSTLFQFSEGGEDFTILIDAGNWTGDEVIQYLRSQKVSQVDIAVGTHPDADHIGQLDQVINSFNVGEVWLSGNTNPSQTFQRLLKAIDEKKVDYYEPRMGEQFDVGPLHIDVLYPKTISEQDNEESISLKLTYGDVKFILTGDATTDDELKMLQSGIDVKADILKLGHHGSSTSTHSSFLRAVNPAVAIYSAGLNNTYGHPHEEVVNLVQNSNIQLYGTDVHGTVIVETDGKDYTILTKKDGTITPSSSGKATHDEVKVEPTPIAGNCIDINTASIEQLQEIMHIGPARAQDLINLRPFSSVDDLGRIKGIGPARIADIKSQGLACVGG; encoded by the coding sequence ATGCAAAAACGTTACCTTTTTGCTTTATATAGCTTCATTTTTATTTTACTCTTAAGTGGCTGCGGCCAAGAACACCATGAATCAAAAGATTTGGCGCAAAGGAAAGAAAACATTGTAGAAAAGACTGTTCCAATGGAAAACGGTGAAACACCTGAAGAAGGTAAAGTAGCACCCTCCGATTTATCAGGACTGAAAGCTCACTTCATTGACGTCGGTCAAGGTGATTCCACATTGTTTCAGTTTTCTGAGGGTGGTGAAGACTTTACGATACTCATTGACGCTGGCAACTGGACTGGTGATGAGGTCATCCAATATCTCAGGTCACAGAAGGTATCACAAGTTGATATTGCGGTTGGAACACATCCAGACGCCGATCATATTGGGCAGTTAGATCAGGTGATTAACTCCTTTAATGTTGGTGAGGTCTGGTTATCAGGGAATACCAATCCCTCTCAAACGTTTCAAAGACTGTTAAAAGCGATTGATGAGAAAAAAGTGGACTATTATGAGCCAAGAATGGGAGAACAGTTTGATGTTGGTCCGCTCCACATTGATGTCTTATACCCTAAAACGATTAGTGAACAGGATAATGAAGAGTCGATTTCGTTAAAACTAACCTATGGTGACGTCAAATTTATTTTAACAGGAGACGCGACCACTGATGATGAGTTAAAAATGCTTCAAAGTGGTATCGATGTTAAAGCTGACATTCTAAAGCTTGGTCATCATGGGTCTTCTACATCGACGCACTCATCTTTTTTGCGGGCAGTGAATCCGGCTGTGGCAATTTACAGTGCCGGCTTGAACAACACATACGGTCATCCCCATGAAGAAGTGGTTAATCTTGTTCAAAATTCAAATATCCAGCTCTATGGGACAGATGTTCATGGGACGGTAATTGTAGAAACAGACGGAAAAGATTATACAATCCTGACGAAAAAAGACGGGACCATAACACCCTCTAGCAGCGGAAAAGCAACTCATGATGAGGTAAAAGTGGAACCTACTCCGATTGCTGGCAATTGTATTGACATTAATACGGCATCCATCGAACAGCTCCAGGAAATCATGCATATCGGACCAGCCCGTGCACAAGATTTAATTAACTTACGGCCGTTTTCCTCAGTGGATGATTTAGGAAGAATAAAAGGAATTGGTCCAGCAAGGATTGCAGATATAAAATCGCAAGGACTTGCTTGCGTAGGAGGTTAG
- a CDS encoding sulfite exporter TauE/SafE family protein — MFIGFTKTGVSSMGILVATILMYVFPAKESIGILLPMLVVGDLFAVIFYRRSVVWKYLISLIPWVLIGIVIGYFVLNQINSDQLKPLIGVIVLALIILHISRERFGEKFTKALPKSLWFTLSMGILAGFTTMIGNAAGGVMAVYLLMKGLPKKEFVGTGAWFFMFVNLIKVPFYISLGLITFDSITFNMWLIPTILIGALIGIKVVPLIPQKAFQTLILGFALIGALRLILV; from the coding sequence GTGTTTATTGGTTTTACAAAAACCGGAGTATCCAGCATGGGTATCCTTGTTGCCACGATTCTTATGTACGTATTTCCAGCAAAAGAATCTATAGGAATTTTGCTGCCAATGTTAGTCGTGGGCGACCTTTTTGCAGTTATTTTTTATCGTCGAAGTGTGGTCTGGAAATATCTTATTTCATTGATTCCTTGGGTATTGATTGGAATTGTTATCGGTTATTTTGTCCTTAATCAAATAAACAGCGATCAGTTAAAACCACTGATTGGTGTCATCGTATTAGCACTCATTATTTTGCATATCAGTCGAGAACGCTTTGGAGAAAAATTTACTAAGGCTCTACCAAAGTCATTGTGGTTTACCCTCTCCATGGGAATCTTAGCCGGATTCACAACGATGATCGGAAATGCAGCAGGCGGAGTAATGGCCGTCTACTTATTAATGAAAGGATTGCCGAAAAAAGAGTTTGTTGGAACAGGTGCATGGTTCTTCATGTTCGTGAATTTGATTAAAGTACCTTTTTATATCAGTTTAGGTTTGATTACCTTTGATTCCATTACGTTTAATATGTGGTTGATTCCTACTATTTTAATAGGTGCGTTGATCGGAATAAAAGTGGTCCCTCTTATCCCGCAAAAAGCCTTCCAAACTCTTATTCTTGGATTTGCCTTAATCGGAGCTTTGAGACTTATATTAGTTTAA
- a CDS encoding putative quinol monooxygenase, translating into MIKVVAKCKLKPDVKVEEYLRDARELVAETRKEEGCITYALHQDINDPSIITMLEEWVDEEALNQHNKTEHVNRIVPKLRKLRESTEVNIYREVE; encoded by the coding sequence ATGATAAAAGTAGTGGCAAAATGCAAATTGAAACCAGATGTAAAGGTAGAAGAATATTTACGTGATGCTAGGGAATTAGTGGCAGAAACAAGAAAAGAAGAAGGGTGCATTACATATGCTCTTCATCAAGATATTAATGATCCATCTATCATTACTATGCTTGAAGAATGGGTGGATGAAGAGGCTTTGAATCAACACAATAAAACGGAACATGTTAACAGAATTGTCCCTAAGCTTAGGAAACTACGAGAAAGCACAGAAGTTAACATTTATAGAGAAGTAGAGTAG
- a CDS encoding GlcG/HbpS family heme-binding protein — MKTILKLELEEAKLMIEAAKKKSEEINVFETIAIVDDGGNLIALERMNGARITGPEIAIAKAYTASGHKRSTHLFNKEPNGPALPGNEAFGIQQMLPGKFAIFVGGFPIVVNGEVIGGVGVSGGNGEQDIAVGTAALEALQKQVESDGLSVVTQADIKI, encoded by the coding sequence ATGAAAACAATATTGAAATTAGAATTAGAAGAAGCAAAATTAATGATTGAAGCAGCTAAGAAAAAATCAGAAGAAATCAATGTATTTGAAACCATTGCCATTGTTGATGATGGAGGGAATTTAATTGCTCTTGAAAGAATGAATGGAGCAAGAATTACCGGACCTGAAATTGCGATTGCTAAAGCATATACTGCTTCTGGTCATAAACGATCCACTCACCTATTTAATAAAGAGCCGAACGGTCCTGCGTTACCTGGAAACGAAGCATTTGGGATTCAACAGATGCTGCCTGGGAAATTTGCCATTTTTGTTGGGGGATTCCCAATTGTTGTGAATGGGGAAGTGATTGGCGGAGTAGGCGTAAGCGGGGGAAACGGAGAGCAGGATATTGCTGTTGGAACTGCAGCTCTCGAGGCTTTGCAAAAGCAAGTAGAAAGTGATGGCCTTTCAGTAGTAACACAAGCGGATATTAAAATTTAA
- a CDS encoding DUF3006 domain-containing protein, whose amino-acid sequence MIKGYLDRIEDKQFAVILAEEIKKEFIIPVKDLPAGSKEKSYFEITIENDKIISMKLDEQTTQTEQEKVDDLMAKLRSRSKGSKFKKN is encoded by the coding sequence ATGATTAAGGGCTACTTAGACAGAATCGAAGACAAACAATTTGCTGTTATTTTAGCAGAGGAGATCAAAAAAGAATTTATTATTCCAGTCAAGGACTTGCCGGCAGGAAGCAAGGAAAAGTCCTATTTTGAGATTACGATCGAAAACGATAAAATTATATCAATGAAATTGGACGAGCAAACTACTCAGACAGAACAGGAGAAAGTGGATGATTTGATGGCAAAGCTTCGTTCTAGGAGTAAAGGCAGCAAGTTTAAAAAGAACTAG
- a CDS encoding chromate transporter, with product MNKYLELAIGFARTGVTGYGGGPSTIPLIEFEAVKKYKWMSEEEFGEVLALANTLPGPIATKMAAYIGYKVKGNLGAMVAILTHVLPSVIAMLGLLGVLYSFSHSPIVDGMVQGVTPVIGFMLTEMAYRFFQNGKKGLGLSKMILFSAISFILIQLVGLHPGILIATFLISAFFIASRKEKAAKTPQKDVIELKEKSS from the coding sequence TTGAATAAATATTTGGAATTAGCCATTGGATTTGCGCGCACAGGAGTTACAGGCTATGGCGGGGGACCTTCTACAATCCCGTTAATCGAATTCGAGGCTGTGAAAAAATATAAATGGATGTCAGAAGAAGAGTTTGGTGAGGTTTTAGCGCTAGCCAATACGCTCCCAGGTCCCATTGCTACAAAAATGGCTGCCTATATCGGTTATAAAGTCAAAGGGAACTTAGGGGCTATGGTTGCCATTCTGACACACGTTCTTCCATCCGTCATTGCCATGCTTGGTTTATTAGGTGTTCTCTATTCTTTTAGTCATTCACCTATTGTAGACGGTATGGTTCAAGGGGTTACGCCTGTTATAGGGTTTATGCTGACGGAAATGGCTTATCGATTTTTCCAAAATGGTAAAAAAGGTTTGGGTCTGTCGAAGATGATTTTGTTCTCTGCCATTTCATTTATCCTTATTCAATTGGTCGGACTTCACCCAGGAATCTTAATCGCCACATTTTTAATTTCTGCCTTTTTTATTGCTAGCCGGAAAGAAAAGGCAGCAAAAACTCCTCAAAAAGATGTGATCGAACTAAAGGAGAAAAGCTCATGA
- a CDS encoding TenA family transcriptional regulator, which produces MTELLSKDEFRKELEEAIKGNHSQKAPFTVAWAEGKLERKHFARWAENHYHYVGPFADYLAYIYHNTPSDPKFAAAKDFTLQNMYEEEIAADRHTDLLIRFAEACGTTAERVINPDNMAPTTLGLQSWCFAVAAREHFVVATAALVVGLESQVPDIYRKQTPALRAQYGFTDEEIEFFDLHIVSDEIHGERGYKIVLDHADTPELQQRCLEIVRVGAKMRRMYMDGLWREYLEQDLGSLVQTN; this is translated from the coding sequence ATGACAGAATTATTATCAAAAGACGAATTTCGTAAAGAATTAGAAGAAGCAATTAAAGGTAATCATAGCCAGAAGGCTCCATTTACAGTCGCTTGGGCTGAAGGAAAACTTGAAAGAAAACACTTTGCTAGATGGGCAGAAAATCACTACCACTACGTAGGACCTTTCGCAGATTACCTAGCGTATATCTATCACAATACTCCAAGCGATCCGAAATTTGCAGCTGCTAAAGACTTTACATTACAAAACATGTATGAAGAGGAAATTGCAGCAGATCGTCATACAGATTTATTGATTCGTTTTGCTGAAGCATGTGGCACGACTGCTGAACGAGTCATTAACCCAGATAATATGGCACCGACAACTTTAGGTCTTCAAAGCTGGTGCTTCGCAGTAGCTGCACGTGAACACTTCGTTGTTGCAACAGCTGCTTTAGTAGTGGGGTTAGAATCTCAAGTACCTGATATCTATAGAAAGCAAACACCAGCATTACGTGCTCAATACGGATTTACAGATGAAGAAATTGAATTCTTCGACTTACACATTGTTTCAGATGAAATTCATGGTGAACGTGGATATAAGATTGTTCTTGACCACGCTGATACTCCAGAATTACAACAGCGCTGCCTCGAAATCGTTAGAGTTGGTGCTAAAATGCGCCGCATGTACATGGATGGTTTATGGAGAGAGTATCTTGAGCAAGACTTAGGGTCTTTAGTTCAAACCAACTAA
- a CDS encoding GNAT family N-acetyltransferase: protein MWRNSKEAALGQKEIHSFDNHVDFLNQILAKQYQVDLVLMDEMVVGMIAYNEGEISQLYIHIDFQGNGIGQTLLARAKEQSAGRLILYTFEVNKKAQRFYEKHGFIIIGRGYENEEDLPDILYEWKNT from the coding sequence ATGTGGCGGAATAGTAAGGAAGCTGCACTTGGTCAGAAGGAAATACACAGCTTTGATAACCACGTTGATTTTTTAAATCAAATCCTAGCAAAACAATATCAAGTAGATCTAGTATTAATGGATGAGATGGTAGTCGGAATGATTGCTTATAACGAAGGGGAAATAAGCCAGCTTTATATTCATATAGACTTTCAAGGAAACGGTATTGGCCAAACTTTATTAGCTAGAGCGAAAGAACAATCAGCTGGGCGATTAATACTATATACATTTGAAGTCAATAAGAAAGCACAACGCTTCTATGAAAAACATGGATTTATTATCATTGGTAGAGGGTATGAAAACGAAGAAGATTTACCTGATATACTTTATGAATGGAAAAATACTTAG
- a CDS encoding GntR family transcriptional regulator produces MEVIWEENNLLSIREHAYLYLKKMILEGEFKAGDRLIERELAAKLKISRTPIREALFRLESQGFVKTVPRKGVVLSDISVNEVTEVFTILASLEVLAVKLASQRMDQETKNELDEKIKELIEIEENEEENFNFEHIKMNHLINKASKSPKLLEILSGLIDYIHMAANMGYETAGRRKVSLREHIDIMKALRNQETEMAEYLMRIHIENSKKAYITYMDSIQQKLLTNKS; encoded by the coding sequence ATGGAAGTCATATGGGAGGAAAATAATCTTTTATCGATTAGAGAACATGCTTATCTATATTTAAAAAAGATGATATTAGAAGGTGAGTTTAAGGCTGGAGATCGTCTAATTGAGAGAGAGCTTGCAGCGAAACTAAAAATAAGCCGAACACCGATAAGGGAGGCATTGTTCCGTCTAGAGTCACAAGGCTTTGTGAAAACGGTACCGAGAAAAGGCGTTGTACTCTCTGATATCTCGGTAAATGAGGTTACTGAAGTTTTTACGATTCTTGCTTCATTGGAGGTCCTAGCAGTCAAATTAGCATCCCAAAGAATGGATCAAGAAACCAAAAATGAATTGGATGAAAAAATAAAAGAATTGATAGAAATAGAAGAGAATGAAGAAGAAAATTTTAATTTTGAACATATAAAAATGAATCATTTAATAAACAAAGCATCAAAGAGTCCTAAATTACTAGAAATTCTTTCAGGATTAATCGATTATATCCATATGGCTGCGAATATGGGCTATGAGACAGCAGGAAGAAGGAAAGTATCTTTAAGGGAACATATAGATATTATGAAGGCATTACGTAATCAAGAAACAGAAATGGCTGAATACTTGATGAGGATTCATATTGAAAACTCTAAAAAAGCATATATTACGTATATGGACAGTATTCAACAGAAACTTCTAACGAATAAAAGTTAA
- a CDS encoding Gfo/Idh/MocA family protein → MKLDKVRWGIIGCGDVTEVKSGPAFQKVNNSELVAVMRRTGELAKDYAERHQVPKWYDDADQLINDPDVNAIYIATPPGSHKEYTLKAARAGKPVYVEKPMARNYAECQEMIAACEKAGIPLYVAYYRRAQARFLKIKELLENGAIGEVRFVSATQYQMDFEAGKQPEQLSWRVQPELAGGGLFFDLASHTLDIFDFLLGPITSVQGIASNQAGYYSAEDIVSGTFLFESGVHGVGKWCFTAFENEDINEIIGSKGKITFSTFGNEPIRLTTEQGTEEWSFERPQHVHQPLVETIVSDLTSESSACPSTGMSGARTNWVMGEMVKNYYQ, encoded by the coding sequence ATGAAGTTGGATAAAGTTCGTTGGGGCATCATCGGCTGCGGGGATGTAACAGAAGTAAAAAGCGGTCCGGCATTTCAAAAAGTTAACAATTCAGAGCTTGTTGCGGTAATGCGGAGAACAGGGGAACTTGCGAAGGACTATGCGGAACGCCATCAAGTTCCCAAATGGTATGACGATGCAGACCAACTCATAAACGATCCAGATGTAAATGCTATCTATATTGCTACACCTCCTGGTTCACATAAGGAGTATACCCTAAAGGCAGCTAGGGCAGGGAAACCTGTTTATGTAGAAAAACCGATGGCACGCAATTACGCGGAATGCCAAGAAATGATTGCTGCATGTGAAAAAGCAGGAATTCCATTATATGTGGCATATTATCGCAGAGCACAAGCTCGATTTTTAAAAATAAAAGAATTGTTAGAAAATGGGGCAATCGGCGAGGTTCGGTTTGTATCTGCCACGCAGTATCAAATGGATTTTGAAGCGGGTAAACAACCTGAGCAGCTGTCTTGGCGTGTTCAACCTGAATTGGCGGGTGGAGGTTTGTTTTTTGACTTAGCCAGTCATACTCTCGATATTTTCGACTTCTTGTTGGGGCCGATTACGTCTGTTCAAGGAATTGCATCAAACCAAGCAGGCTATTATTCGGCTGAAGATATTGTTTCAGGTACATTTTTATTTGAATCTGGCGTTCATGGTGTAGGGAAATGGTGTTTTACTGCCTTTGAAAATGAGGATATAAATGAAATTATAGGTAGCAAAGGGAAGATTACCTTCTCCACCTTTGGGAACGAACCAATACGATTGACCACAGAACAAGGAACAGAAGAGTGGAGTTTCGAACGGCCTCAGCATGTTCATCAACCCTTAGTGGAAACGATTGTTTCAGACCTAACCAGTGAAAGTAGCGCGTGTCCAAGCACCGGAATGTCAGGTGCCAGAACGAACTGGGTTATGGGTGAAATGGTGAAGAACTATTACCAGTAA
- a CDS encoding aldehyde dehydrogenase family protein — protein MFNNYINGEWQESVSKKQFLSVNPANTEDIVGAFQASTEPDILAAIAAAQAAFSNWAKTSPSKRAAILNKAASILVENADQYAEELTREEGKHVTDAKNEVIRSAQTLRFYAVEGQTITGETYPNDDPDMKVSSEREPLGVVSVITPWNFPLSIPARKIAPALITGNTVVFKPSSDTPLIALRLVEALHQAGIPKGVINFVTGKASEVGDSLVTHPAIKAITFTGSTAAGEDIHKKSSFTTRTQMELGGKNPLIVMDDADIELAATLTVNGGFSLTGQACTGTSRVIVLKSVKEQFVQKLVDKTSKLKIGNGFEEGVKIGPLANEKQLKNVLKYIEYGKEDGASLVFGGEQLTNDHFKQGYYVQPAIFINVKPDHRIAKEEIFGPVVAVIEVDTYEEAIQVANDVEYGLAAAIVTDSLKIANKFTKDIHAGTVKVNRTTTGNLMNAPFGGLKNSSTSTFRESGRVGLEFFTQLKTVYIGY, from the coding sequence ATGTTCAATAACTATATAAATGGTGAGTGGCAGGAATCAGTAAGCAAAAAGCAGTTTTTAAGTGTTAATCCTGCGAATACAGAAGATATTGTTGGCGCCTTCCAAGCTTCCACTGAACCAGATATCCTGGCAGCCATTGCAGCAGCCCAGGCTGCTTTCTCAAATTGGGCAAAGACATCTCCTTCAAAACGTGCAGCGATCTTAAATAAAGCAGCAAGCATACTGGTGGAAAATGCTGATCAATACGCAGAAGAGTTGACAAGGGAAGAAGGAAAGCATGTTACAGACGCTAAGAATGAAGTGATTAGGTCTGCACAAACTCTTCGATTTTATGCCGTAGAAGGTCAGACAATTACTGGAGAAACTTATCCGAATGATGATCCAGATATGAAGGTTTCCTCAGAAAGAGAACCCCTTGGGGTTGTCAGTGTCATTACACCATGGAACTTTCCGCTTTCCATTCCTGCAAGAAAGATTGCACCAGCATTAATCACAGGTAACACAGTAGTTTTCAAGCCTTCTTCCGATACACCATTAATTGCATTACGTCTTGTTGAAGCATTACATCAAGCTGGTATACCAAAAGGGGTCATCAATTTCGTGACTGGAAAAGCTTCAGAAGTAGGCGATTCTTTGGTTACCCATCCAGCCATTAAGGCTATTACATTTACAGGTTCGACTGCTGCAGGAGAAGATATTCACAAAAAATCCTCATTTACAACTCGAACACAAATGGAGCTAGGCGGAAAAAATCCTTTAATCGTCATGGATGATGCAGATATTGAATTAGCCGCTACACTAACAGTTAACGGTGGTTTCTCTTTAACTGGTCAGGCATGCACGGGAACAAGCCGGGTGATTGTATTAAAAAGTGTAAAAGAGCAATTTGTCCAAAAACTAGTTGACAAAACTAGTAAGTTAAAAATAGGTAACGGCTTTGAAGAGGGCGTGAAAATAGGGCCTCTGGCAAATGAAAAGCAATTGAAAAATGTCTTAAAGTACATTGAGTATGGGAAAGAAGATGGTGCTTCATTAGTTTTCGGCGGTGAACAACTAACAAATGATCATTTTAAACAAGGTTATTATGTTCAGCCAGCGATCTTTATTAATGTAAAACCTGATCATCGTATTGCAAAAGAAGAAATCTTTGGTCCTGTCGTGGCTGTCATTGAAGTAGATACATATGAAGAGGCCATTCAGGTTGCAAATGATGTTGAATATGGTTTAGCAGCAGCGATTGTTACTGACAGTCTGAAGATTGCTAATAAATTTACAAAAGATATTCATGCCGGAACCGTAAAGGTCAATCGAACCACTACTGGTAATTTAATGAATGCACCCTTTGGCGGGCTGAAAAATTCAAGTACATCTACATTCCGTGAATCCGGCCGGGTTGGTTTGGAATTTTTTACACAATTAAAGACCGTTTATATCGGATATTAA
- a CDS encoding chromate transporter has translation MIYLEIFWSFFIANLLGYGGGPATIPLIQIEVVNERDWMTLSEFGDLLAIANALPGPIATKMAGFIGYDVGGVLGSIVSLAATILPSAIAVILLFKFVNSFKNSPKVKLMTKSVQPILAILLAVMAYQFFLTAFENSGLFHLVLLTVLSFLTLSKLKVHPSFVIIGALLYGGIFLS, from the coding sequence ATGATATATTTAGAAATATTTTGGTCATTTTTTATTGCTAATTTGTTGGGGTACGGAGGAGGACCCGCAACCATCCCATTAATACAAATCGAAGTAGTCAATGAAAGAGACTGGATGACACTATCAGAGTTCGGGGACCTGTTAGCCATCGCCAATGCCTTACCTGGTCCAATTGCGACGAAGATGGCAGGATTTATCGGGTATGACGTGGGTGGCGTTCTTGGATCCATTGTCTCACTTGCTGCTACGATACTTCCATCAGCTATTGCAGTTATTTTGTTGTTTAAGTTTGTAAACTCATTTAAGAATTCACCCAAAGTTAAACTAATGACTAAGTCTGTACAGCCGATTCTCGCGATCTTGCTTGCTGTGATGGCTTACCAATTCTTTTTAACAGCCTTCGAAAATAGCGGATTATTTCACCTTGTGCTACTAACTGTGCTCAGCTTTTTGACCTTAAGCAAGCTGAAAGTTCATCCATCTTTTGTAATCATTGGTGCCTTACTATACGGCGGTATCTTTTTATCTTAA
- a CDS encoding 2Fe-2S iron-sulfur cluster-binding protein: MPKVILHVDGTVVEQQVKDNANLVVLAGIRQFPQLKYGCGMGRCTKCTCRVISGGESIAPPNWKEIKMLGDRVEEGYRLTCQLTIEQDIEISQENISIQPPKKQSATQI, translated from the coding sequence ATGCCAAAGGTAATTCTTCATGTCGATGGAACTGTTGTCGAACAGCAAGTAAAGGATAATGCGAATCTAGTAGTTTTAGCAGGTATACGACAATTTCCTCAATTAAAGTATGGTTGTGGAATGGGACGATGTACGAAGTGTACTTGCCGCGTGATCAGTGGTGGAGAATCCATCGCACCACCGAATTGGAAAGAAATTAAAATGTTAGGTGACAGGGTAGAGGAAGGCTATCGCTTAACCTGCCAATTAACCATTGAACAAGATATAGAAATTTCTCAAGAAAACATTTCGATTCAGCCGCCAAAGAAGCAATCTGCTACACAAATATAG
- a CDS encoding 2Fe-2S iron-sulfur cluster-binding protein — MPQIRFINSNKNLEVPEDSNILRMSLRYDGDLPNRCGGGICGTCVFKAEEGAEFLDNVKIQERRKLGEEWLEKGYRLGCQTFVTNGDIEISWDDEITKQVKMRKPDKLKQEVATNK; from the coding sequence ATGCCACAAATTCGATTTATTAATAGTAATAAAAACTTAGAAGTTCCAGAGGATTCGAATATATTAAGAATGTCACTTCGTTATGATGGTGATCTTCCGAATCGATGTGGAGGAGGAATTTGCGGCACTTGCGTCTTTAAGGCGGAAGAAGGGGCTGAATTCCTTGACAATGTTAAAATTCAGGAAAGAAGGAAATTGGGAGAGGAATGGCTGGAGAAAGGATATCGCTTAGGATGCCAGACCTTTGTTACAAATGGAGATATTGAAATCTCATGGGATGATGAAATTACCAAACAAGTAAAAATGAGAAAACCAGATAAACTAAAGCAAGAAGTGGCTACAAATAAGTAA
- a CDS encoding creatininase family protein, translating to MDCYNLTKMTWQEVDESLKTVKFAIIPIGAHEQHGPHMAESCDAVLAERMAEKLGQKMFPYAWVTPAINMGVSPHHLNFPGTISLEPNTLIAILRDMISSLSHHGIKQFLLLNSHGGNQTTLNVASMTLTRELNVDIYYAKTTASAKKTIGSLITSPLFGHSCEREVSEALYLAPELVRLDQLEKGDIQENGRWKQLRPGKAIQGFYFYEEMTQNGCIGDATKASWELGQQIVEEALENLSKEINNLLNLNMDVYI from the coding sequence TTGGATTGTTATAACCTAACAAAAATGACGTGGCAGGAAGTAGATGAATCCTTAAAGACTGTTAAGTTTGCGATTATTCCCATTGGAGCCCATGAACAACATGGTCCTCATATGGCAGAAAGCTGTGATGCTGTATTAGCTGAAAGGATGGCCGAAAAGCTTGGTCAAAAAATGTTTCCGTATGCGTGGGTTACTCCAGCCATAAATATGGGAGTTTCGCCACACCATTTGAACTTTCCTGGAACCATTTCGCTGGAGCCTAATACATTGATTGCAATTCTAAGGGATATGATCTCGTCCCTAAGTCATCATGGAATCAAGCAATTTTTATTGCTAAATTCACATGGTGGTAATCAAACTACCTTAAATGTTGCATCAATGACCCTGACAAGGGAATTGAATGTAGACATTTACTATGCGAAAACCACCGCATCGGCTAAAAAAACAATTGGAAGTCTCATCACATCCCCTTTGTTTGGGCACAGTTGTGAAAGAGAAGTTTCAGAAGCATTGTATTTAGCTCCAGAGCTTGTTAGGCTTGATCAACTTGAGAAAGGAGATATTCAAGAAAATGGAAGATGGAAGCAGCTAAGACCTGGAAAGGCTATACAAGGTTTTTATTTTTATGAAGAAATGACCCAAAATGGTTGTATTGGTGATGCCACAAAAGCAAGTTGGGAATTGGGTCAGCAGATCGTGGAGGAAGCCTTGGAGAATCTCTCTAAGGAAATCAACAATCTATTAAATCTGAATATGGATGTTTATATATAA